The following proteins are encoded in a genomic region of Paenibacillus sp. FSL H3-0469:
- a CDS encoding deoxyribodipyrimidine photo-lyase — MILFIHRKDLRTSDLPAFDAIASAEEDSLHVLILEPFLLRNKRYLEHSGQNFLLHVARLRQEYAEQGKRLHLLYGEPEEILRRLAQLHPIQEVSLHADYTPYALKRDSVLQDTAYSLGLRFHARHERMLCDLEDFMDWCGRSEPFKVFTPFYRRWRAFLSERFRPPYTEGLGSLQTADLHPEMREAFRLPEEIDQQLAQLKDAAREMNPGRTLEDFITAELQHYPDTRDQYAEDRTSRMSSHLNAGAVSARAVYRRLTEEDDLGEEWLRQLAWRDFYLYQARLDGDFFNYEKIYDLSALGTQHFEAWAQGRTGIPVIDAAMRQLNETGWMPNRLRMITAMFLTKNLGCPFIYGERYFRLKLSDYDNAQNRGGWLWSSSLGFDASPYFRVMNPVTQSRTHDPDGSYLRTWLPERADWSDQAIHLPADDAIVDLKRSRALAIEVYKEIMRSRKS; from the coding sequence ATGATTCTATTCATACACCGCAAGGACCTGCGGACTTCTGATCTGCCGGCCTTCGACGCTATAGCTTCAGCAGAGGAGGACTCCCTGCATGTATTAATACTGGAGCCGTTTCTGCTAAGGAATAAGCGTTATCTGGAGCATAGCGGTCAGAATTTCCTGCTGCATGTTGCCCGCCTCCGGCAGGAATACGCGGAGCAGGGCAAGCGGCTTCATCTCCTGTACGGGGAGCCGGAGGAAATCCTCCGCAGACTGGCACAGCTCCACCCCATACAGGAAGTCAGTTTACACGCAGACTATACCCCTTATGCTCTGAAGCGGGACAGTGTGCTGCAGGATACCGCTTATTCGCTTGGCCTCCGGTTCCATGCCCGGCATGAACGGATGCTCTGTGACCTGGAAGATTTCATGGACTGGTGCGGCAGGAGTGAGCCGTTCAAGGTATTCACTCCCTTTTACCGCCGTTGGCGCGCTTTTCTCTCAGAACGGTTCCGGCCCCCTTACACTGAGGGACTGGGCAGCTTGCAGACGGCAGACCTTCATCCGGAGATGAGAGAGGCCTTCAGGCTTCCGGAGGAAATAGATCAGCAACTCGCACAACTGAAGGATGCGGCAAGGGAGATGAATCCGGGCCGAACCTTGGAGGATTTCATTACGGCAGAACTCCAGCATTACCCGGATACCCGCGACCAATATGCGGAGGACCGGACAAGCCGGATGAGCAGCCACCTGAATGCAGGGGCTGTATCTGCAAGGGCTGTCTATCGCAGGCTGACTGAGGAAGATGACCTTGGAGAGGAATGGCTGCGGCAATTGGCCTGGAGGGATTTCTATCTGTATCAGGCAAGGCTGGATGGGGATTTTTTCAATTATGAGAAAATATATGACCTCTCTGCGCTTGGAACACAGCACTTCGAGGCCTGGGCTCAGGGCAGGACCGGCATTCCGGTCATCGACGCTGCCATGCGCCAATTGAATGAGACCGGCTGGATGCCTAACCGGCTGCGGATGATTACGGCGATGTTCCTGACGAAGAATCTGGGCTGTCCGTTCATCTACGGTGAACGTTATTTCCGGCTGAAGCTCAGCGATTACGACAATGCCCAGAACCGCGGCGGCTGGCTGTGGAGCTCTTCGCTGGGCTTCGATGCTTCTCCCTATTTCCGGGTGATGAACCCGGTCACCCAGTCCAGGACTCATGATCCAGACGGCAGCTATCTCCGCACCTGGCTGCCGGAACGCGCGGATTGGTCTGACCAGGCCATTCATTTGCCTGCCGATGATGCCATTGTTGACCTGAAGCGGTCCCGGGCGCTGGCTATTGAAGTCTATAAGGAGATTATGCGAAGCCGCAAAAGCTGA
- a CDS encoding MFS transporter has product MAKPFFPRLEGNSRGCLTFEPFFLIPFSMFSTYATLYMYELGLTELNIGWITTIGLIVQVFSSLLSGYLTDRLGRKRAILYFDLLSWSLATLLWAFSQNLWFFVAAAVINGFQRVPHIAFYCLIVEDTRPSDRTYVFTLLQIIGVIGGLFAPLGGLLVHQYGMVTGMRIMYVLAFLFMTFQFVGRHLTTRETEAGIRKRQETRELSLRESMIEYGGAFRDLGAERNLLLIFGVYILFNFQATLKSTYLYLYLADYIHLDSGILSLFPAVSSVIMLLTLWLLMPRIPDQSANRAMMAGFGLSALSNAMLVLYPTASFIWIGLSTILAAVGLMISSPYLEAAVQNAIDDDKRAKVFSMLSVLILVFTAPAGIIGGWAYKLDPRIPLWLVTAAFAASYLLLHLYRRRTAPQSA; this is encoded by the coding sequence ATGGCAAAACCCTTTTTTCCGCGGCTGGAGGGAAACAGCCGGGGCTGCTTGACCTTTGAGCCTTTTTTTCTGATTCCCTTTAGCATGTTCTCTACCTATGCCACCCTGTACATGTATGAGCTTGGATTGACCGAGCTGAACATCGGCTGGATAACGACGATCGGACTCATCGTACAGGTATTCTCCTCTTTGCTCAGCGGATATTTAACGGACCGGCTGGGACGCAAGCGGGCTATATTATATTTTGACCTGCTTAGCTGGAGTCTCGCCACCTTGTTATGGGCCTTCTCACAGAACCTGTGGTTTTTCGTGGCGGCTGCGGTGATTAACGGCTTCCAGCGTGTGCCGCATATCGCCTTTTACTGCCTGATTGTTGAAGATACCCGCCCCTCTGACCGGACCTATGTATTCACACTGCTGCAAATTATCGGGGTGATCGGAGGCCTGTTCGCACCGCTGGGCGGTCTGCTTGTCCACCAGTATGGCATGGTCACGGGCATGAGGATCATGTACGTGCTGGCCTTCCTCTTCATGACCTTCCAGTTCGTGGGCCGCCATCTGACTACCCGGGAGACCGAGGCCGGCATCCGCAAAAGACAGGAGACCCGTGAGCTCAGCCTTAGGGAAAGTATGATTGAATACGGCGGCGCCTTCCGTGACCTCGGGGCGGAGCGCAATCTGCTGCTGATCTTCGGCGTATACATTCTGTTCAACTTCCAGGCTACGCTGAAAAGCACCTACCTGTACCTGTATCTGGCAGATTATATCCATCTGGACAGCGGCATCCTCTCTCTGTTCCCGGCCGTGTCCTCAGTCATCATGCTGCTAACGCTGTGGCTGCTGATGCCCAGAATCCCGGATCAGAGCGCTAACCGCGCTATGATGGCAGGCTTCGGCTTATCTGCTCTGTCGAATGCCATGCTGGTTCTCTACCCTACAGCGAGCTTTATCTGGATCGGACTGAGCACCATTCTGGCAGCTGTAGGCCTGATGATCAGCTCTCCTTATCTGGAGGCAGCTGTGCAGAACGCCATTGATGATGATAAGCGGGCCAAGGTCTTCTCCATGCTGTCTGTCCTGATCCTGGTATTCACCGCGCCAGCGGGCATTATCGGAGGCTGGGCCTACAAGCTCGACCCGAGAATTCCATTGTGGCTGGTAACCGCAGCGTTCGCCGCCTCGTATCTGCTGCTGCACCTGTACCGCAGACGGACAGCTCCTCAGAGCGCATGA
- a CDS encoding serine hydrolase domain-containing protein, which yields MKRGFTLVLMVLLLLSGSITAFAAEQGSVGAGGATPSGIPLTGLEAFVDDYVKEYIGKQTVGASVVMVKDGQIVLSKGYGYADVEKQIPVTPDTVMEWGSISKLAVWASVMQLAEQGKLDLNQDIRKLLPENFLTKLTYDEPITMLNLMNHNAGFEEYMFDMAYQSPEEVRSLEEGLKLAQPAQIYRPGEVVAYSNYGNSLAAYIVERISGQPYHEYVQQHIFEPLGMKHSMAYSVVEDRPELLEHKAKGYFFAGPGSFNQGSWNYMSMYPNGGNNGTAEDLAKFAMAFMPAAGEQSPLFRKSGTLDTMLTRSHSAAEDMPGIAHGFWEYPGVHRTLGHGGNTIAFATNLMLVPEDRFAVVIMTNQAGESHIVHGLTKAVVGQRAKTEAAVLPDVSEVEGRFVAARRPGHGFMKLFPYLTMMKLEPQGTDQLKVSLAGMSGSYQQVQPYLYAKTGGDSGLDAWPMLYTKVSEGKVEAVSVYTSDYLPLGPGRSMPVLLISAALAALAIAYFVIAPFVLLVQALLGKRKASRHRTAPRSANRKLTAGLTLTGTGLVVNNLVLALRMLSNSERAYAEVYPQIIVNIALTGLAALLIAALLLTLMKRRSPSVLPARSHWPAIVPMVMMSILLVQLVFWEFYS from the coding sequence TTGAAACGAGGATTCACACTAGTGCTCATGGTGCTATTGCTGCTATCGGGCAGCATTACAGCATTTGCCGCAGAGCAAGGCAGCGTAGGAGCAGGGGGAGCTACCCCATCCGGCATTCCGCTGACCGGGCTGGAAGCTTTTGTAGACGATTATGTAAAAGAGTACATAGGAAAGCAGACCGTAGGCGCTTCCGTTGTGATGGTGAAGGATGGACAGATTGTTCTGTCCAAGGGGTACGGCTACGCCGATGTGGAGAAACAGATCCCCGTCACCCCGGATACGGTCATGGAATGGGGCTCGATCAGCAAGCTTGCTGTATGGGCATCCGTAATGCAGCTGGCGGAGCAAGGCAAACTGGACCTGAATCAAGATATCCGTAAGCTGCTGCCGGAGAACTTCCTGACTAAGCTGACGTATGATGAGCCGATCACGATGCTGAATTTGATGAACCACAACGCCGGATTCGAAGAGTATATGTTCGATATGGCCTACCAGTCTCCTGAGGAAGTGCGGTCACTGGAAGAGGGGCTGAAGCTGGCTCAGCCCGCACAGATCTACAGACCAGGGGAAGTGGTCGCGTATTCCAATTACGGAAACTCACTGGCTGCCTATATTGTGGAGCGCATCAGCGGACAGCCGTATCATGAATACGTCCAGCAGCATATTTTTGAGCCGCTGGGCATGAAGCATTCCATGGCGTATTCTGTGGTGGAGGACCGCCCGGAGCTGCTGGAGCATAAGGCCAAGGGATACTTCTTCGCCGGACCAGGCTCCTTCAATCAAGGGTCATGGAATTATATGTCCATGTACCCGAACGGCGGAAATAACGGGACGGCGGAGGATCTGGCCAAGTTCGCCATGGCCTTCATGCCTGCCGCCGGAGAGCAATCTCCGCTGTTCCGGAAGTCCGGTACGCTGGATACGATGCTGACCCGCAGTCATTCCGCTGCAGAAGACATGCCGGGCATCGCCCACGGGTTCTGGGAGTATCCGGGAGTTCACCGGACGCTGGGGCATGGCGGGAACACGATTGCTTTTGCCACCAATCTGATGCTGGTGCCTGAAGACCGGTTTGCAGTCGTGATTATGACGAATCAGGCGGGCGAATCCCATATTGTTCATGGTCTGACCAAGGCAGTAGTGGGGCAGAGAGCGAAGACGGAGGCAGCGGTTCTGCCGGATGTATCAGAGGTGGAAGGCCGATTCGTGGCAGCACGCCGTCCCGGACATGGCTTCATGAAGCTGTTCCCTTATCTCACGATGATGAAGCTTGAGCCTCAGGGAACAGATCAGCTTAAGGTGTCACTTGCCGGGATGAGCGGAAGCTATCAGCAGGTTCAGCCTTATCTCTATGCGAAGACGGGCGGAGATTCAGGGCTGGATGCCTGGCCGATGCTGTATACCAAAGTCAGTGAGGGGAAGGTAGAGGCCGTCTCGGTGTACACCTCCGATTATCTGCCGCTGGGTCCGGGCCGGTCCATGCCGGTACTGCTAATCAGTGCAGCACTGGCGGCACTGGCGATTGCCTATTTTGTAATTGCTCCGTTTGTGTTGCTGGTACAGGCGCTTCTGGGTAAAAGGAAAGCGAGTCGTCACCGTACTGCCCCCCGTTCCGCCAACCGGAAGCTGACGGCCGGACTGACTTTAACCGGCACCGGTCTGGTCGTGAACAATCTGGTGCTGGCCTTACGGATGCTGAGCAACAGTGAACGTGCCTATGCAGAGGTCTATCCTCAGATTATAGTGAATATTGCACTGACCGGCCTGGCGGCATTGCTTATCGCTGCGCTATTGCTAACCTTGATGAAGCGCCGGTCCCCGTCTGTCTTACCGGCCCGTAGCCATTGGCCGGCCATCGTGCCCATGGTGATGATGTCGATTCTGCTGGTCCAGCTTGTATTCTGGGAGTTCTACAGTTAA
- a CDS encoding Na(+)/H(+) antiporter subunit F1 produces MIQSILMLALSIMVISIAICAWRLVKGPSLPDRVAALDTIGINLLAMVAVLSVLFKTQAFIEYILLIGILSFIGTMALARYIERGVVFEHGHDQDGH; encoded by the coding sequence ATGATTCAATCGATTCTTATGCTGGCGTTGTCAATTATGGTCATCTCCATCGCGATCTGTGCCTGGAGGCTGGTTAAGGGGCCATCGCTGCCTGACCGGGTTGCCGCACTCGATACCATCGGTATCAATCTGCTGGCGATGGTGGCAGTCCTCTCGGTTCTGTTCAAGACGCAAGCCTTTATAGAATATATTCTTCTGATTGGAATCCTCTCTTTTATCGGGACGATGGCCTTGGCCAGATATATCGAAAGGGGAGTGGTGTTTGAACATGGACATGATCAAGACGGTCATTGA
- the mnhG gene encoding monovalent cation/H(+) antiporter subunit G — protein sequence MDMIKTVIEYVFVLLILTGALLSAVSSVGLIRLPDVYLRSHAAAKSATLGVLCVLSGAFLYFAFFLDFISAKLLLGIVFVFMTSPLSAHLTGRAAYRSGVPLWSRRVQDDLKAALEKEQAEEEATERVKTDASP from the coding sequence ATGGACATGATCAAGACGGTCATTGAGTATGTGTTTGTCCTGCTGATTCTGACCGGAGCCTTGCTTAGCGCAGTCAGCTCTGTAGGGCTGATCCGCTTGCCCGATGTCTACTTAAGATCACATGCCGCTGCCAAAAGTGCTACGCTTGGTGTGCTCTGTGTACTCAGCGGCGCCTTCCTGTATTTCGCCTTCTTCCTCGATTTCATCAGTGCGAAGCTGCTGCTCGGAATCGTGTTCGTATTCATGACTTCGCCGCTCTCCGCTCATCTGACAGGCCGCGCGGCCTACCGCTCCGGTGTTCCGCTCTGGAGCCGCCGCGTCCAGGATGATCTTAAGGCGGCGCTGGAAAAGGAGCAGGCAGAGGAAGAGGCAACGGAACGTGTGAAGACTGACGCATCACCATAA
- a CDS encoding Na(+)/H(+) antiporter subunit C — protein MEILIALAIGVLFTVGVYLVLSKSLLRILLGTTLLTHGVHLLLLTMAGLKTGASPLLGENADSYVDPLPQALILTSIVISFGVSAFFIVLAYRAYRSAGTDDVEGSKGERP, from the coding sequence ATGGAGATCCTTATTGCCCTGGCGATCGGTGTCTTGTTTACCGTAGGTGTCTATCTGGTCCTGTCCAAAAGTCTGCTCCGCATCCTGCTTGGGACCACGCTGCTGACTCATGGCGTTCATCTGCTGCTGTTGACGATGGCCGGCCTGAAGACGGGCGCTTCACCTCTGCTTGGTGAGAATGCGGACAGTTATGTCGATCCGCTGCCGCAGGCGCTTATCCTGACTTCCATTGTAATCAGCTTTGGGGTATCCGCGTTCTTCATCGTTCTGGCCTACCGGGCTTACCGCTCGGCGGGGACGGATGATGTGGAAGGAAGCAAGGGGGAGAGACCATGA
- a CDS encoding ABC-2 transporter permease, with protein sequence MRGLLLNNYYSLQNTIKTSLGIALMLALVPLAVINNSILNAIIGAQILVFVVSIGASLQADEASKWNRFEITLPIRRRTVVYAKYLSFLLLILMGTATSLITIGVIYAKGVDTSGWSLSTGFTFGLSLAITTLAVYYPVVLKFGVDKSELMVMVAAGIAVVLRVLVWLLLGQYMDGVNFNGPETGYASLLLAVLLFAISYVTAVRIHRNKEF encoded by the coding sequence ATGCGCGGACTGCTGCTTAATAACTACTACTCGCTGCAAAATACGATCAAAACATCCCTGGGCATCGCGCTGATGCTGGCGCTGGTCCCATTGGCCGTAATTAATAACTCGATACTGAATGCCATCATTGGTGCGCAGATTCTGGTCTTTGTGGTGAGCATCGGGGCCTCCCTGCAGGCGGATGAGGCATCGAAGTGGAACCGCTTTGAGATCACATTGCCGATCAGAAGGCGAACGGTGGTCTATGCCAAGTACTTAAGCTTTCTGCTGCTGATTCTGATGGGGACGGCTACGAGCCTGATTACTATAGGGGTGATCTATGCCAAAGGCGTGGACACCTCGGGCTGGAGCCTATCCACCGGGTTCACCTTCGGTTTATCGCTGGCCATCACAACGCTGGCGGTCTATTATCCGGTTGTGCTTAAATTCGGTGTGGACAAAAGCGAGCTGATGGTGATGGTAGCCGCAGGAATCGCTGTAGTCCTCCGGGTTCTGGTATGGCTGCTGCTGGGCCAGTATATGGACGGTGTTAACTTCAATGGACCAGAGACCGGGTATGCATCTCTGCTGTTGGCGGTTCTCTTGTTCGCCATATCTTATGTGACGGCCGTGCGGATTCACCGGAACAAGGAATTCTGA
- a CDS encoding Na+/H+ antiporter subunit D: MNNLLVLPLLIPAFTAVILIFLKEKVKLQRILSAISVLVNIAVALIIVYQVRTDGIQTLYMGGWLPPYGIVFVADMFAALLVLTTAVVGAACLFFSFASIGEERERFYYYTFFHFLLTGVFGSFLTGDLFNLFVCFEVLLVASYAMIVLGGTKVQLRETLKYILVNVISSTLFVAAIAYLYAATGTLNMAHLAIRVGEAGQGGVMNVIAVLLLLVFSLKAGLLLFFWLPDSYSAPPQAVRALFGALLTKVGLYAITRTFSLIFVHDMGLTHSLIGWMAGATMILGAIGALAYNDLSRIFNYNIVISVGFIAFGISVATQDSLSGVVFYLMHDMVAKALLFFLGGLIVAASGTEQLRLMGGLIRRYPWTGWMFFVLTLALVGVPPLSGFAGKVMMVRSGFGEQHTVLALIALASSFVVLYSLIKVFQQVFWGGEKSDEEIRPLRYKAMMVPAAVLFVLVILMGIGAELVNGYVIHAGAVLADPAAYINAVIRSR; encoded by the coding sequence ATGAACAACCTGCTGGTACTGCCTTTGCTGATTCCGGCCTTTACGGCGGTCATCCTGATTTTTCTGAAAGAGAAAGTGAAGCTGCAGCGTATCCTCAGTGCCATCAGTGTGCTGGTGAACATCGCAGTAGCGCTTATCATTGTGTACCAGGTCCGTACGGACGGGATTCAAACGCTGTATATGGGAGGATGGCTACCGCCTTACGGCATCGTCTTCGTAGCTGACATGTTCGCAGCGCTGCTCGTCTTGACGACTGCGGTGGTAGGGGCAGCTTGTCTGTTCTTCTCCTTCGCAAGCATCGGTGAGGAGCGGGAACGTTTCTACTATTATACGTTCTTCCATTTCCTGCTCACCGGCGTGTTCGGCTCGTTCCTGACGGGTGACCTGTTCAACCTGTTTGTCTGCTTCGAGGTGCTGCTGGTTGCTTCCTACGCCATGATTGTCTTGGGTGGAACCAAGGTACAGCTGCGCGAGACGCTCAAGTATATCCTTGTCAACGTAATTTCCTCCACCTTGTTCGTAGCGGCGATTGCCTATTTGTACGCTGCGACAGGCACGCTTAATATGGCTCATCTGGCCATCCGTGTGGGAGAGGCCGGGCAGGGCGGAGTGATGAATGTGATTGCCGTGCTTCTGCTGCTGGTGTTCTCGCTCAAAGCAGGTCTGCTGTTATTCTTCTGGCTGCCGGATTCGTACAGTGCTCCTCCGCAAGCGGTAAGGGCATTGTTCGGCGCACTGCTTACCAAGGTGGGGCTGTATGCCATCACCAGAACGTTCTCGCTGATTTTTGTACATGATATGGGCTTGACCCATTCGCTGATCGGCTGGATGGCAGGGGCCACTATGATTCTTGGAGCCATAGGGGCGCTCGCCTATAATGATCTAAGCCGGATCTTCAATTATAATATTGTCATCAGTGTCGGCTTCATCGCCTTCGGCATCTCCGTGGCTACCCAGGATTCGCTTAGCGGGGTTGTATTCTATCTGATGCACGATATGGTTGCCAAGGCGCTCCTGTTCTTCCTGGGCGGGCTGATTGTCGCGGCTTCGGGGACGGAGCAGCTCAGGCTGATGGGCGGTCTGATACGCCGGTATCCGTGGACGGGCTGGATGTTCTTCGTCCTGACGCTGGCGCTGGTCGGTGTTCCTCCGCTTAGCGGTTTTGCCGGGAAGGTCATGATGGTCCGCAGCGGCTTCGGAGAGCAGCACACTGTGCTTGCGCTCATCGCCTTGGCTTCCAGCTTCGTGGTTTTGTATTCGCTGATCAAAGTGTTCCAGCAGGTATTCTGGGGGGGCGAGAAGAGCGATGAAGAAATCCGCCCTCTCCGCTACAAAGCGATGATGGTACCGGCTGCTGTGCTGTTTGTTCTAGTCATCCTAATGGGTATTGGCGCTGAGCTGGTGAACGGCTATGTAATACATGCCGGCGCAGTCCTCGCTGATCCGGCAGCGTACATTAATGCTGTCATAAGGAGTCGATGA
- a CDS encoding GntR family transcriptional regulator yields MEIIISSNRNKPIYEQITSQIKGKIMSGELQAGDPIPSMRALAKAIQVSVITVQKAYEDLQRDGFIETTVGRGSFVSAVNQDVLQEEQLKKVDEHLMKAAEIARASGIKLETMVDMLTIFYKEGNHES; encoded by the coding sequence GTGGAGATTATCATCAGCAGTAACCGGAACAAGCCCATTTATGAGCAGATCACCTCGCAGATTAAGGGCAAGATTATGAGCGGAGAGCTTCAGGCAGGAGACCCGATCCCTTCGATGCGTGCCTTGGCCAAAGCAATTCAGGTCAGTGTCATCACCGTACAGAAGGCGTATGAGGATCTGCAGCGTGACGGATTCATCGAGACGACGGTCGGGCGCGGAAGCTTCGTCTCTGCCGTGAACCAGGATGTCCTTCAGGAAGAGCAGCTGAAGAAGGTGGATGAGCATCTAATGAAGGCAGCCGAAATCGCCCGCGCAAGCGGAATCAAGCTGGAGACGATGGTGGATATGCTGACTATCTTTTACAAGGAGGGAAATCATGAATCTTAG
- a CDS encoding ABC transporter ATP-binding protein yields MNLSLEITGLTKSYADSGFMLDNVSFAIPSGTIMGFVGENGAGKTTTIKSILNTVQIDSGTIRLLGREMTDTDTVLREDIGVVLDSANFPAVLTPNKLAKVMRGIYKQWDPKLYIKLTGKFGLPMNQKISGFSRGMTMKLAIAAALSHHPKLLILDEATSGLDPVTREEILEVFLEFVEDERHAILMSSHITSDLEKIADYITFIHQGQIILTAMKDELIYDYGVARCTSGQFQSIAEEDRLAYRVREHQTDVLVRDRRIFEQQYSGITVDQVSIEEILLLLVKGAK; encoded by the coding sequence ATGAATCTTAGTTTGGAAATCACCGGACTGACCAAGTCCTATGCCGATTCCGGCTTTATGCTGGACAATGTATCATTTGCTATACCCAGCGGAACGATTATGGGGTTCGTGGGGGAGAACGGGGCAGGGAAGACGACAACGATCAAGTCCATTCTGAACACGGTTCAGATTGACAGCGGAACAATCCGGCTGCTGGGCAGGGAGATGACGGATACTGACACGGTCTTACGCGAAGATATCGGAGTGGTGCTGGATTCGGCCAATTTCCCGGCGGTGCTGACCCCAAATAAGCTGGCTAAGGTCATGCGCGGCATCTATAAGCAATGGGACCCGAAGCTCTACATCAAGCTTACAGGGAAGTTCGGCCTGCCTATGAACCAGAAGATCAGCGGGTTCTCACGGGGCATGACGATGAAGCTGGCGATTGCTGCCGCCCTGTCGCACCATCCCAAGCTGCTGATTCTGGATGAGGCTACTTCGGGGCTGGACCCGGTGACCAGAGAGGAGATTCTGGAGGTGTTCCTGGAATTCGTAGAGGATGAGCGTCATGCTATACTGATGTCCTCCCATATCACAAGTGATCTGGAGAAAATCGCTGATTATATCACCTTCATCCATCAAGGGCAGATCATTCTGACAGCGATGAAGGATGAGCTGATCTACGACTACGGCGTGGCCCGCTGCACCAGCGGCCAGTTCCAGAGTATTGCAGAAGAAGACAGGCTGGCTTACCGGGTGAGGGAGCATCAGACCGATGTGCTGGTGAGGGACAGAAGAATCTTTGAGCAGCAATACAGCGGGATCACCGTCGATCAGGTATCTATTGAAGAAATTCTGCTGCTGCTGGTAAAGGGGGCGAAATAG
- a CDS encoding Na+/H+ antiporter subunit E yields the protein MAFQILLNLMIAFLWMFLNNDWTASGFIIGYVLGVAVLVVMRRFFGGRLYLGKIWAVLKLVALLLRELVVSSYVVVKAVLRPNLNIRPAILMYHTELKSDWEVAVLITMLCLTPGSVVLEVSKDNRTLYIHAMDIQDVEQFDANIRNTFERAIQEVTRS from the coding sequence ATGGCCTTTCAAATATTGTTGAATCTCATGATTGCCTTCCTGTGGATGTTCCTGAATAATGACTGGACGGCCTCCGGCTTCATCATCGGTTATGTGCTGGGGGTGGCCGTGCTGGTGGTCATGCGGCGATTCTTCGGCGGACGGCTGTATCTGGGTAAAATATGGGCGGTTCTGAAGCTGGTGGCCCTGCTGCTGCGGGAGCTGGTGGTATCCAGCTATGTAGTGGTGAAGGCGGTGCTTAGACCGAATCTCAATATCCGCCCAGCTATCCTGATGTACCATACAGAGCTGAAGTCGGACTGGGAGGTAGCCGTGCTGATCACAATGCTCTGCCTTACGCCGGGTTCCGTCGTGCTCGAGGTGTCCAAAGACAACCGGACCCTATACATTCATGCCATGGACATCCAGGATGTGGAGCAGTTCGATGCGAATATCCGTAATACCTTTGAACGCGCGATTCAGGAGGTGACACGTTCATGA
- a CDS encoding metallophosphoesterase has product MFIILGLVFITIYALIVFYIGWSGWSWIKPVVSGRFRLFYIIALIFLASSLILSRVVAGSAVLSVIGSYWLAVFSLLLMLLPLVHLMVWLTKLSKLPRRAVQKWSGILTLVILITLIGYGSYNAYSPVVRSYELQIDKPGPPSGKLHIVMASDMHFGYLSGKRHAERMVQEINALHPDLILLPGDIVDDDVRPYKDKGLGAVLAKLEAPLGVYASLGNHDRFKGGTEEIISLLEESGMQVLYDEDVEVGGWLTLIGRKDYSDKERAKLADLTKDVDRSKPVFMLEHQPVEFGIAEEQGIDLMVSGHTHRGQIAPANLITSRVFENDWGYLKKGQLHTVVSSGYGFWGPPIRIGSRSEVVSLQVEFSNVNK; this is encoded by the coding sequence ATGTTTATTATTCTCGGACTGGTATTTATTACGATATATGCCCTGATTGTCTTCTATATTGGCTGGAGCGGCTGGAGCTGGATCAAGCCGGTCGTCTCCGGACGGTTCCGGCTGTTCTATATTATTGCGCTGATCTTCCTGGCCAGCTCGCTGATCCTCTCCAGAGTGGTGGCTGGGTCAGCTGTCTTAAGCGTCATCGGCAGCTACTGGCTGGCCGTATTCAGTCTGCTGCTCATGCTGCTGCCGCTCGTGCATCTTATGGTCTGGCTAACGAAGCTGTCCAAGCTGCCGCGCCGCGCGGTTCAGAAGTGGTCCGGTATCCTGACGCTGGTTATTCTAATCACCCTGATAGGATATGGAAGCTATAATGCGTACAGTCCGGTTGTCCGTTCCTATGAGTTACAGATTGACAAGCCGGGTCCGCCCAGCGGTAAGCTTCACATCGTGATGGCTTCGGATATGCATTTCGGTTATTTATCCGGCAAACGCCATGCAGAGCGGATGGTGCAGGAGATTAACGCCTTGCACCCCGATCTGATACTGCTTCCGGGCGACATCGTGGATGATGACGTCAGGCCCTATAAGGACAAAGGTCTCGGCGCTGTGCTGGCGAAGCTTGAAGCTCCGCTCGGGGTATATGCTTCCCTGGGGAATCATGACCGGTTCAAGGGCGGGACAGAGGAGATCATCAGCCTGCTGGAGGAGAGCGGGATGCAGGTGCTCTACGATGAAGACGTCGAGGTGGGCGGCTGGCTGACGCTGATTGGACGGAAGGATTACAGTGATAAGGAGCGGGCCAAGCTGGCTGACCTGACCAAGGACGTAGACCGTTCCAAGCCGGTATTCATGTTAGAGCATCAGCCGGTGGAGTTCGGGATTGCTGAAGAGCAAGGCATCGACTTGATGGTCTCCGGCCATACCCACCGCGGGCAGATCGCACCAGCCAACCTTATCACTTCCAGGGTGTTCGAGAATGACTGGGGGTATCTGAAGAAGGGACAGCTTCATACCGTCGTCTCTTCAGGCTATGGCTTCTGGGGCCCGCCGATCCGTATCGGCTCGCGCTCAGAGGTGGTGTCCCTTCAGGTGGAGTTTTCTAACGTGAATAAGTAA